The Edaphobacter acidisoli genome contains the following window.
CGATTTTAGTAACGATAGTCTGCAATGAGATTGTCTCCTACAGAGGGTGTGAAAGTTACCGGGGTGATTGCAGTCCCGGAGAGGGTAAAGTCCGTGGCGTAGCGCTGTCGCGCACCTTGCCAATAAAGCTTCAGACTCGAAGCCGGATTCGGCGTGTGCGCCAGAGCTGGAATCGTAGGACCTGAAGTCACAATGAGAATTTCGTTGTCAGCAAATGAACTAGGAACCTCCCACGTCCCATCTGCCTTCAGAAACTTTCCGGCCGCCGCGTCTCCTGAACCCGGAGGAGGCACGGTTCCTGCCGTACCGCCGCTGCCACTGTCCCCAACCATGCGCTTGGGATAGGCGCTGATGGACTGCTGCGGCGTCGCATCGTCGCTCTGGAAGACGACGTTCTGATCTCCCGTCGGCGCCGCCGGCGCGGTTCTATTCAGCAGGATTGCTGTCGTCGGCTCGCTCATTGCACCTGTACCGTCTGCGGCGCGGGCCAGCCGCCTGCGAGGATCTGCGTCGCGCTCCCGCCGGGCAAAGCCAGAATCGCGCCCAGATAAGTGTTTCCCTGTACCCCAACCAGCGAAGTCGACGTGCTGGCTGTCGCCGCCAGCGTTGGACTGCCGCTCTCACCCTGCTGCGCTGAGTCAGCAATCGTGACGTAATACCACGTCGGCGAGCTAGGCGTCGGGATCGTCAACGTACGCGCTGCATAATTCACGGTCGTCGAACCAAACGTCGCAGCCGTGGACGCAACCGCGATGGAAGTGGCAGTCGGCTGCGTCAGCGGGAACTGCGGATTGATGCTGTAGCTCGATTGCAGCGAGTTGGGCGCGGCCGCCAGCGTGTTGTCCACCTCGACCCAGTTGCCCGTGGCACCGGTCGTCGAGCGAAGGCTGCGGATGCGCACGTCGTAATATGTCCCTGCGACGATGCCATTGGTGATATATGCAGCCGTCTGGGCAACGCTCACTGTTCCATCGTCCACCCAGTTCCCCGAGGCATGGACCGCATGCTGAATCTGGATCTGGGTCGTGATCGCGTCTGGAGGCGCGCCCCAACTGAGCGCCAGCCGCGGCACCACGGTGACGCCATCGGTAGAGACGACATAGGCGTTTCCAGTCACCGTCAGACTGGTAGGGTCCGAAGGTGCGCGCGGAGATGTACTCGGCCCCGCGCCCGCTGGCAAGTCGTAGGGAGTCAGCTCGTCAGTCGAAGGCGTCCACGTATAGACACTGGAATCCGTCTCCTGCACACCGAGGTCGATGCGGACGGCCGGGGCCTCCCCCTCCGATGCGCCCGCTTCCACACGAAAATGGGTTGAGACCACCTCCAGAGCTTTGTTCGTCCAATTCAGTTCCGGAAAGCTGAAGCTCATCACGTCGCAGGGCTGCATCTGCCACGCAGCGAGGCTCATGGAAAACGTTCCGCTGCCCTGCTGGCGATTGCGCAGCAGCGTGATCTTGGCCACGCGTTGCGCCTGGCTCACGGAAAGCGTCGTGCGCAGCGCGAGTTCTTTGGGCAAATAGGCCGCGCCTGCGGCCCACCATGTCGAGCCAGCAGCGTTGGGGGTCTGATTGGTATTGCTCGCCTGTAGCGACTTCCATATCCCGCCGCTGTAGATGACCACGTCCCCCACGCTGTAGGTCGTCGCCGACGACCATGCGCCCTCGACGCCACTGTCGTCCTCCAGCCACGCATCGCTGGCAAAGCCGTGGCGCACGTCCTCGGCATACTCAGGAAAGTTCGTAGGCTGGAAGGCAAAGGGGAAATTGTTCTGCAATCCGCCGTTGTACCAGCCATTCGAATCGTAGAGATTGCCCGCAACGTTATAGGGGTAGTTCGGCGCTATATACGTCCCGCGCACCCGGTTGTAGAGGTCGCGCAGGCTGCGGTTCTGCGTCCACGTCATCGGCCCCGTCAACGCGCTCTTGTCGAAGGTGAAGCTCGGCGCGGTCCAGGCTGCGGGCCAGATGTACCATCCGCCGCCAATCCTGCTCAGACGCCCTGCGGCGCCGGGCATCATCGTGTCGAGCACGTCCCCGGGCCCGATGCCCGCATCGCAGACATAGTCGCAGCAATAGCGCGATTCCGTGCCGCCACCGGCAAGCGTTACCTGCTCATCGCAGATATTCGCGGCGGCAACGAGCTGGGCGTTCGCGCCAGGGTCGGTATAGACCGTGGCATCACCAAGCCCCCACGTCGGATCGGCAATGACGTCGGCAACCTGAAGCGCCCAGTTATTCGTAAACGCATAGGTGCTGGTGCGCGGATCGAAGATGTTGTTCTTGCCCCGTACCGTCAGCCTTATCTCCGGCGCGGACGGGAAGACGTTGGGGTTGTATTCAATCTTGAGATAGATGTAGCAGCACCCGCCCAGATAGGGCGAGCGCGAGCCCACCGCAGCCCACTGCGGATCATTGGCCGTCATGCCGCTGATCACATCTCCATCGGCCTGGTCTCCCCAGCGCGCTTCGCAGTAGATGCCGCTGTGCCCTGTGCCTCCGAAGTTGTAATGCTGTCCGTCCGGGCCAGTGTAGGTATTGTTGTCGGCAACGCCGCCGAAACCAACACCATTGCGCACGCTGTAGCCGGGCCCGCTGCCCAGCCAGTGGACCTGCCGTCCGTCCAGATAGAGATTTTCCAGCGCATCGACCTCATGGCCAGAGAGTACGATGATGAAGTTGTATTGGTCGTGCGAGCTGCCCGTCGTGCTCTGATAGACCGTCACACCGCCCACGCGCTGGGTGCCGCGAATAATCTGGCGATAGGCCGCCGGCTGCCGCGTCGTGATGTTCTGCCCGCGGTTGGAGAGCAGCGCACTGGCAATCGCACCCGCCTCCATGCTGATGCCGCCGATCGCGAGCGAAGCCATCAGCTTGTCGTAGTACGGCGATCCAACGAGCGCGGGATCGAAGAAAGCAGCCGCACCCATCCCGACTGCACCCGCAAGCATGGCCGCGCCTTCGATTGCCTTCGACATAGAGAGAAGCGTCGCCTTCCTTTACGCTGCTTTTTTGCTGGTCACCGCATCCGGGCAGCGGTGATCGTCGAAGAGATGCACAAACCGTCCGCAATAAGGGCAGCTCAGTGGAGGAAGCAAAATCACCCGCGCCCGCTCCGGTTTGGTTTGCACCTGCGTCATACCTTCCATGCCCGCTGCACGGCAGTCAGGGGCAGCCGCACCGCACCTTGCTCTGCCACCGAAATCACATCGCGGCCATTCAGGTGCACGATGCCCGCAATCAACTGACCGGCGTTCTCCACCACGATCAGATCGCCGCGTTTCGCCATCAGGGGCAGCGGCTTGGCTGCCTTGTCCACCCACTCCGTCAAACCGTACTTCGTCGCGCACCATGCGGCCGCATCGGCCACCGTCGAGCCGCCGCTTAGCGAATGAATCAGCGCAAAGGCGCTCTTCGCATCGCTATATTTGCCTCGAAAATCCGCAGCCAGGTCGACGCCCGTCATAGCCTGAATCGCATCCGCCGTGAAGAGACAGCAATCGTTCTTTCCCCATGCAAACGGCATCGTCCGGCGCGCCACAAAGAACTGATCCAGCGCGACCGTGTCCCAGTTGTCAACTCGCTTCAGTGGCATACAACCATCCATCGCGCCCGTGCTGGCGCTCCGCTTCGATGTGTTCCGGCAGCATCGCCAGCCGCGCCGCCGACGCTGCAAAATGCGCCTTGCGCTCGTGCTTGAACTGGCGCAGATATTCCACACTCTCCGCATGCGCCTTGTCCCTGAGCGGCTGATGGTAGATCAGCGCCCACGCGGCCACAGCCATACAGAACTTGCCCGCCAAAGTCTCCTCGGGCTTGTACCACGCAAGCTTGTGGGTTGCAACGAATTCGCAGTCGCCCCCTTCCGGACGAGGCGCATCCGCAGGGACCACAATCGCGCACGCCGCACAGTGATACGTCAGACCAGCAGGCAACGGCCCGTCCTCCAGCGGAGGGAGCCCATATTTCACGCGCAGCAGACGGGCCTTGTGGATGGGCGAGCGCTCCAGGGCGATCCGCTTTTCCAGCATGGCCAGAGCTTTCTCTTCCATCAGTTCCCCCAGATCACCGCAATATCGTTCTCGATCTCCACCCAGTCAAAGCCGCTGTCGTCCGGATAGTTCACATTCTGGTCAGCCGATGTGTAGCGCCGCCCCGAAGCGCGGCCCAGATCGAGCAGCCGGCTCTCCAGGGCCAGCGTGATGCTGATCGTGTCTGCGCTCAGATTTAGTGTCGGCTTATCGATGATCCCGCGAAAAACCTGATAAGTCGCCAGCACAGCGGTTCCGCTCATCAGGCCAAACCATAGAATCGCCGGGGCCTGCGCGCGAATGTCCGAAAGACACTCGGT
Protein-coding sequences here:
- a CDS encoding DUF6950 family protein; the encoded protein is MPLKRVDNWDTVALDQFFVARRTMPFAWGKNDCCLFTADAIQAMTGVDLAADFRGKYSDAKSAFALIHSLSGGSTVADAAAWCATKYGLTEWVDKAAKPLPLMAKRGDLIVVENAGQLIAGIVHLNGRDVISVAEQGAVRLPLTAVQRAWKV